GGATCCAGTGTAGAGTGTGCCCCGCCTGCCCCAAAAAAGGAGAGCGACGTGCCCGCAGGACCCGAGAGCTTCCAGCGCGCCCTGGACGTCATGGCCAAGCTGCGCGCGCCCGAGGGGTGTCCCTGGGACAAGGACCAGGACCACCACTCCCTCAAGCCCTACCTCATCGAGGAGGCCTACGAGGTCATCGAGGCCATCGAGTCGGGCAACGCCGAGCGGCTCCGCGAAGAGCTGGGCGACCTGCTCCTGCAAGTCATCTTCCACTGCCGGCTGACCGAGGAGAAAGGCCTGTTCAGCGCCTCCGACGTCGCCCAGGGTCTCGCCGACAAGATGATCGCCCGCCACCCGCACGTCTTCGGAGACTCCCAAGCGGACACTTCAGAGGAAGTCCTGCGCAACTGGGAGATCGCCAAGCGAAAGGAGCGGGAGGACAAGAACGAAAGCGAAGGGCCGCCCTCGATCCTCGACGGCGTTCCCGCCCCGATGCCCGCCCTGCAGCGCGCCCAGCGCCTTCAGGGAAAAGCCGCCCGCGTGGGCTTCGACTGGCCCGACGCCGAGGGGGCCGCCCGCAAGGTGGAGGAGGAGTGGGCCGAGCTTCGCCGGGCGATGGCGGGGGGCGATGGGGCGGCGATCGAGGAGGAAATGGGTGATCTTGTTTTCGCGGCGGTCAACCTCTCCCGCAAGCTGGGGGTGAACGCCGAGGACGCCGCCCGGGGTACGATCTCCCGCTTCATCGCGCGCTTCCACGCCATCGAGAAAGCCCTCCGGGACCGGGGGCTGACCCCCGAGACCGTCTCCCTCGAGGAGATGGATCGCCTCTGGGAGACCGCCAAGGAAAAAGAAAAAGCCGCCCCTCCCGGTGACGGCTAGCGCCCGCCGCGCATATTTCCTCACGCTTTTTCTGTGGTAGCGTAGCGGAAGTGCTTTCGTCCTTTCCGCCAGGTACATGTCCATGACGCGGCACCCGAGAAAAAACCATCGGCCGGCCCCGGCCCAGAGCGGCCTCTTTCCCGGCGATGCGGGCCCCATCGTGGGCGTGATCGAGCGCATCCGCTTCCGGGCGGAGGACACCGGCTACACCGTCCTCCTCCTCCAGCCGGACGGCGAACTCCCCGTCATCACCGCCGTGGGCCCCCTCTCCTCCCTCCGCGAGGGCGAGCGCGTTCACCTCGAAGGGGAGTGGAAGGATCACCCCCGCTTCGGCCGGCAGTTCCAGGTCCGCTCCTTCCAGCCGCTCGCCCCCACCACCGCCGAGGGCATCGAGAAATTTCTCGCCTCGGGGGCGATCAAGCGCATCGGCCCGGCGCTCGCCGCGCGCATCGTCGCCCGCTACGGGGAAGAGAGCCTCGATGTCCTCGACACCAACCCGCGCCGCCTTCTCGATGTGCCGGGCCTCGGAGAAAAAACGCTCGAAGACATCATCGAGAGCTGGAAGAGCCTGAGCGAGGTGAAGGAAGTCATGCTCTACCTCCAGCAGTACGACATCCCCCTTCATCTTTCGGAGAAAATCTTCCGCGCCTACGGAGCCGCCTCCCT
The genomic region above belongs to bacterium and contains:
- a CDS encoding helix-hairpin-helix domain-containing protein, with amino-acid sequence MTRHPRKNHRPAPAQSGLFPGDAGPIVGVIERIRFRAEDTGYTVLLLQPDGELPVITAVGPLSSLREGERVHLEGEWKDHPRFGRQFQVRSFQPLAPTTAEGIEKFLASGAIKRIGPALAARIVARYGEESLDVLDTNPRRLLDVPGLGEKTLEDIIESWKSLSEVKEVMLYLQQYDIPLHLSEKIFRAYGAASLSILREDPYRLATDIYGVGFRTADRIARQIGLPEDAPQRIEAGLHYLLSQQAESSGDVYLP
- the mazG gene encoding nucleoside triphosphate pyrophosphohydrolase translates to MPAGPESFQRALDVMAKLRAPEGCPWDKDQDHHSLKPYLIEEAYEVIEAIESGNAERLREELGDLLLQVIFHCRLTEEKGLFSASDVAQGLADKMIARHPHVFGDSQADTSEEVLRNWEIAKRKEREDKNESEGPPSILDGVPAPMPALQRAQRLQGKAARVGFDWPDAEGAARKVEEEWAELRRAMAGGDGAAIEEEMGDLVFAAVNLSRKLGVNAEDAARGTISRFIARFHAIEKALRDRGLTPETVSLEEMDRLWETAKEKEKAAPPGDG